From Vitis vinifera cultivar Pinot Noir 40024 chromosome 14, ASM3070453v1, a single genomic window includes:
- the LOC104881598 gene encoding protein FAR1-RELATED SEQUENCE 5-like has translation MTLSNSVYLQEKTIKWEFEVKEEEVVNDDAFIGASYHLGGNGLKEKVLKGISDEEVYKLQFNCIDKAESFYNMLAKVAGFGIRKDDLKRDKNGDIISRKWVCSREGQRAKKFIENDKRQREPRSLTRVGCEATFRVGLNRKNGKWIVKEFIGDHNHNLVDAINTQFLRSHRTISNPDKAQVDVLRKVGVKTTEIMDYMVKQSEGHEHVGFTQKYIYNHVDAMRRSEIKDGDAEAALAYLCGKTEMDSSFFYKFNIDEESRLANLFWADSTARMDYACFGDVLAFDTTSRTNAYKKPLVVLVGVNHHHQTVVFGCALLIDESVGTYEWVLETFLDAMMNKKPIYVVTDGDKAMRKAIKKVLPDTCHRLCSWHLQRNAFTNVHIKDFSSIFARCMFMCGNEEEFEKVWHEMVANLGLNENCWVTEYMGNVKDGQRCIYVKISLEG, from the exons aTGACGTTGTCGAATTCGGTTTATCTTCAA GAGAAAACAATCAAGTGGGAGTTTGAAGTGAAGGAGGAGGAAGTCGTCAATGACGATGCATTTATCGGTGCCAGTTACCACCTGGGTGGAAACGGTTTGAAAGAGAAGGTGTTGAAAGGTATTTCAGATGAAGAAGTCTACAAATTGCAATTCAATTGCATAGATAAGGCTGAATCATTTTACAACATGTTAGCAAAAGTAGCCGGATTTGGTATTCGAAAAGATGATTTGAAGCGAGACAAGAATGGAGATATAATATCTCGAAAGTGGGTGTGTTCTAGAGAAGGACAGCGAGCGAAaaagtttattgaaaatgacaagCGACAGCGTGAGCCACGATCATTGACTAGGGTTGGATGTGAAGCTACATTTCGTGTAGGCTTGaataggaaaaatggaaagTGGATTGTAAAGGAATTTATAGGAGATCATAATCATAATTTGGTCGATGCTATCAACACACAATTCCTTCGGTCTCATCGAACAATAAGTAATCCAGATAAGGCACAAGTTGATGTTTTGCGTAAAGTAGGTGTTAAAACCACAGAAATTATGGACTATATGGTCAAACAATCAGAGGGACATGAGCACGTCGGTTTcacacaaaaatatatatacaatcaCGTTGATGCAATGCGTAGAAGTGAAATTAAAGACGGTGATGCAGAAGCGGCATTGGCTTATTTGTGTGGAAAGACAGAAatggattcttcatttttttataaattcaacatTGATGAAGAAAGTCGACTAGCAAATTTGTTTTGGGCTGATTCAACTGCTCGAATGGATTATGCGTGTTTTGGAGATGTCCTAGCATTTGACACAACCTCTAGGACAAATGCCTATAAAAAGCCTCTAGTAGTGTTGGTCGGTGTTAATCATCACCACCAAACTGTTGTATTTGGTTGTGCGTTATTGATAGATGAAAGTGTTGGGACATATGAATGGGTGTTGGAGACATTTCTTGATGCAATGATGAATAAGAAACCCATATATGTTGTAACCGATGGGGATAAAGCTATGCGTAAGGCAATTAAAAAAGTATTACCCGATACGTGTCATCGATTGTGTTCGTGGCATTTGCAACGAAATGCATTCACGAATGTGCATATTAAGGACTTCTCAAGCATATTTGCAAGGTGCATGTTCATGTGTGGGAAtgaagaagaatttgaaaaggtTTGGCATGAAATGGTTGCAAATTTGGGACTTAATGAGAATTGTTGGGTGACCGAATATATGGGAAACGTAAAAGATGGGCAGAGGTGTATTTACGTGAAAATTTCTTTGGAGGGATGA
- the LOC132252634 gene encoding uncharacterized protein LOC132252634, with protein MKLFVNRSFLHLVEDLDSIKKMNWAEFVLSYLVHEIEEFKKKQQSGVCGCLLFLMLFYHEHISFEEKFLPLYTRPSPRITAWGDDEVLDRKRRLKKLGGYANENFKIWVIENEIRDCVDGNATRMASENEDDEKFVSNLNKDVIKRVSVLQYSS; from the exons ATGAAGCTTTTTGTGAATCGTTCTTTCTTACATCTTGTGGAAGACCtcgattcaataaagaagatgaattggGCAGAATTTGTGTTGTCCTATCTTGTGCACGAGATTGAAGAGTTTaagaagaaacaacaaagtggggtttgcggttgcttattgtttttaatg TTATTCTACCACGAGCATATATCGTTTGAAGAGAAATTTCTACCGCTATATACTCGACCTTCTCCTCGGATTACTGCTTGGGGAGATGATGAAGTATTGGACAGGAAACGAAGATTGAAAAAACTTGGTGGATATGCAAATGAGAAT TTCAAAATATGGGTGATAGAAAATGAGATAAGGGATTGCGTTGATGGAAATGCAACGAGAATGGCGAGTGAGAATGAGGACGATGAGAAATTTGTATCCAATCTAAACAAAGATGTTATTAAACGAGTAAGtgttttacaatattcatcGTGA